The Proteus sp. ZN5 genome includes the window AAAGATAAAATCTTGTTAGATACTGATACAACTAAAGAAAGTAATATTCGATTCACTAATGAAGAAATTAAATGGATCAATAAACAAGTTAGATAATTATTGGTTTTCAAGTGAGTTACTTTAATAATAATCCGCTCTTTTATTTAATAGATAAAAGAGCGGTGTTTTTTATTTAAAAATCAATATTGTTAGCCCGAAAATCCATCACATAACTCTTGGAGTTTATTGATCATTCTAGCCATATGAAAACCATCACATGTAGCATGATGTACTTGAATGGATATTGGTAATAATAGTTTATCACTTTGTTGAGTATATTTTCCCATAGTAAAAATAGGAGGAAAATAATCTTTTACATTAGCGACATTTAAATTAAATCCATCAAAGCTTACCCAAGGGATCATCGAAATACAGAAGTGATTTTCTGGTAAATTATCTTTTGCGGATAGACTTAGATTATCTTTATATTTTTGATAATCTTGATTATATCCTTCTAGAAAAGAACCCCAATCCACAACATATTCACTCCATAACTCTGAAAAAGTCTCAGTCTCTGGATGAAAGATCGTGTATGCAGGATTGATATAATCCCAAATCACTAATTCATCATCTTTGATTGCCATTCTAGACTCAGCGTAGCTATTAACTGTTTTCGCAATTAAATAGATCATTGCAGGATAAAGCTTAAGATTATTTTTAGCTAATACTGTCTTCAAGACAGTAATATCTATTTTAGTTGTTAAGCTAAAACCACACTGTAGGTTATGTCGATAATGTAAGAAATGTTCTTTTCTATTCCATTGTTCTACGTTGATTTTTTCATAATTCATTTTTAAAGCCCTTCTTGTTAAGTAATAAAATTGTTTTTAACGAAGAAGGGCAAAACGGGTTGTCTGAATAGGTAGCATAGTAGCTCCTTATATATTTAATATTTTAGTTAGATCAAAAAAAGCAAAATAATAAGAGTAAATTGTTACACTAAATATCAAAATTTGAAGGTGTTTTTGTGCTTATATCAGATTATCACACCATTATTTTGGAGATAAATATTAAGTGTATTATGATAAAAAAGATAGAGATACACTTTAAAAATGAAGGGATTTATTATGCAAGCTAAACTTGCTTATCAATGGAAACAACAAAGACGTGGAAGACTCTCTTTTTTAGGTCTAGAAATTGCTTGGACAATTTTCTTTTCTATTGCAGAGAACTTAGCAGGTCGATGGTTTATATCACTTTATCCCGAAAAAATAGAGTTGGTTACTGAAAATTATTTTTACTACCAATTCTCTTTTACATCATATGGTCTAATAGAGTTAGCATTTTTAATAGTACAAGTTTACATATTTACTCTTATATTATCTCAACGAATAAGAGATATAGGTATAGGTTATCCTGTTGTTATTTCAATTGTTTTAACGGTTAGCCCTATCTTATTAACACCATATTTACTATTTAATGCACCATCTATGTTAGCGGTATTATATGCTATTTTATTAATAACTGGGTTGGTTGCGTTACTTGCACCACCTGCTCGTAAAGTTGATATTAACAAAACCTCAAAAAAGAAAGAAAACAACAGTAAAATGGATGGTTAAAAAACCAGTAAAATAAAAAAAGAAAAGCATCCGTTTAGATGCTTTTCTTTATCTAGCTGTAATACTTTTCAAGTCATTAGGACAAAATCTCAATTATGCCTTTTTGTCCGTCAATTTTTACTTTTTGCCCATTTTTTAAAATATTTAAGATATTGCGAACCCCCATTACTGCAGGTAGTCCCAATTCTCTAGCAGTAACCGCACCATGAGATAATGGCCCACCACTTTCGGTAATAATGCCGGAGGCTCGGTAAAAAAGTGCTGTCCACGCTGGGTTGGTTGTTCTTGCAACTAAAATGGCATTTTGTGGAAATTCGGCAAAATTTTCTGGACCATAAACAAGATAAACTTCGCCTTCAATAATACCAGCACTGCCAGCTAAGCCTTTTAATTGATGCTCATTTGTATTCAGTTCATTACAACTATCTTCACCATAGATCCATTGTGGTGTGACTGATTTTGCTTTTAGATACCCAGCTTTGTTTTGGTATATATGATGACGCAACTGATTCCACTCAGTAAGATCATCTGCAAGAATTGCATTAGCTAAAGGTTGTTCATTAGCAAAATAAATATCCATTGGGCAATCTAATACACTACGAATAACCAATCGCTCTCCTAATGCTTTTAATCCGCGACGCATAGGTAAGGCTAATCGAGTTGTTTGATAATGCTCTAAGTCATCAAGTGCAGTATAAACACGAGCTAATCGAATAATTTCTTGTAAGAAAAAGCGTAACTCTTCAGGGGCATCAGAGATAATTGAAAATTCAGTTTCTGACTGTAGGATTTTTTTGCCTAACGGATCATCTGTTTGCTTATCATCAGCTAAGTCTGCCATCGCTTTAATTTGAATTAATACAATATGTGGGGCATCTAACCAAGTAGGATGATATGCATCAAAATCTAATTCTCTATGACCATGATTAGCTAAGAATAAGGTAAATTGCTGGTGAAAATGAGGATCGCATACCTCGATTTCTTGCATAATGCTTTCAGGAACAATAGATGCTATAAGTTTGAGAAGTTGAGGGTGCTGTCGAACATAACGAGAGAGGGCCCAAAGTTCAGCGTTCACTTGCCCCGTTTTAGTTTCAGACATCGCAATTAAATTATCGAATGCAATATGTGCATATTTTTCTTCTTTGAAGAAAAGTTTTAGCAATGCCATCAATGCAGAATAGAGTGAGCGCTGAGTCAAGGATATGGCAATGTTAGGTAAAAAGTAATCAGCGCCTAATTTATTAATTCTTTGCACATAATCCCATAGCTGAGGCAAACTTTTATCCTGCAATGGTTCATTCATCAATGCACCAATAGAGATTAAATATTTATCTAAATCACGCATCCAAGTAATAGGTAATTCCTGTACCCAACTGAATTTTTGTGCAATTTCAGGCAAAGATTTTAACAGGGTAGGTAAATCATTCATCATCGATGTAGGGAGGCGATTACTATACAAGGAAACAGCATTTTGGTTGCCGTAAATATAATAATCTTGCATACCGAACCATTTGCCATTAAATGAAGGAAGCCCCATAAGATTAAGGCTAAAGTTTAATGATGAATGAAAACCCGCTTCACACATATCCCATGTTAATGGCGTGATAGGATTAGGGAATCTTTCTGCTGATTCTTCTCTTGTCCAAATTGGGGCAATTTGTGTCACATTGCGTGATTGCAAAAGCCATAATTTTCCATCATGAAATGCCCATTCTATATCTTGTGGGAAATCAAAATATTTTTCCGCTGAGATAGCAAGTTCAGCTACTTGTTTACACTGTTCTGCTGTCAGCGAGGACATGGATTGTTGAGCTGATTTAAGAGGTAAGATTTTAGTGCTATTATCAACCATAACAATGGCATTTATTTTTTGAGCAATCGTTTCTTGTTTTAATGTGAAACTCCCTCTATCAATTAGAAATTCATCGATAGGATCTTCACCAGCAACAACAGTTTCACCTAATCCAAATGCGGCATTAATTAATACAGTAGAAAGAGACCCTTGAACTGGATCAACAGAAAAAGCCACACCCGCAGCTTCATTCTCTTGGACGTTAATCATTCTTTGTAGCACGACCGCCATTGATGCTTGAGTATGGGGCAAATTTAAATGTTGGCGATAGAGCATAACGTGCGTGTGCCATAAAGATGCATAACATTGGCGAATAGCATCCAGTAAATTAGGCAAAGTTTTAACACCTAATACAGTATCATGTTGCCCTGCAAAAGCGGCTCCAGGCATATCTTCTAATGTTCCAGAAGATCTCACCGCTAAAGCAGTATTATTTAATTGGAGCTCGTTTAATCTCGAATTTAAAGAATGAATTAAACTCTCTGGTATGGATGCTTGTAAAATTAAATGGCGAATATTTTTACTAACGACTTCAATTTCTTGCTTTTTTTCTGATAATAATCGATTAATTTCAGGTAGTAAGGGAGTTATAAATAGCTGATAAGCTTGGCAAGATAGAATTAAACCATCAGGAACAGGCAATGATTGAATTGTTTTTGCTAAACTCGCACCTTTACCCCCACTAATAGATACTTCAGAAGCAATAGGCTCGTTAATTTTATAAATGAGTTCCATATTCGACCTTATTATTTTTACAAGTGATGTAAAGCACCAATGATGCAAACAATGCACCGACAATAACATCAATGCCGTAGTGATAATGTAAATAGACAGTTGCTAAAATAAGTCCTATTAAGATAGGAGATAAGCAATATGCTGTTTTTCGATAACCTGAAAAATAGAAAAAACCAACAATAAAAAGAGTGATCCCTGTGTGCAACGAAGGAAAGACATCCATTCCTGTAATTCCTTTATCAACAAGATCAGTCAAAAATAGTGTCATGGCACCAGAGTAAACTGGATAGTTAAAATCAGAAGGAAAAGCAGAGTAAGGACCGGCTGCTGGGATAGAGAAGTAACCAATAAAACCGAAAAAATACATTAGCATTAAGCCGAAAAAATAGTTTTTAGCCAGTATATTATTTCGGTTTAAAAAGAAGAAAAGGGCACTACCAATAATCAAGAAGTAGAAACTAAAATAGCAAAAAGAAAGAAATTCACTTAGCCAGCCAGACTGTAATGAGATAGTCCATTCTGGCAAGCTTTTTCCAAACCATAGAAATTTATCTAAATTATATAATATGTCATCAAAACTCCATTGGTATAAACCATAGCGAATCGATTTAAACAGAGGAAAGATAGTCCAACAAGTAATCAGTTGTAACAAACCAAACCAATAGAATCGAGAGCGATAGGTTGCTTGTTGCTCTTTGTATCCAATAAAAATGAGTAACACCCATAAAAACAAGCCTAAAAATATGGGAGTTAACATTTCTGTCGCTCTAGTCAACCAACTTCCATAAGTTCCCAATGCCCAAATAATAAACAATTGTAGAGAAAATAAATGGTTAAAAAGCATCCTAGCTTTCGTGGTTAACATATTTGAGCGCCTTTCTTCCTTATCAAGATAAAACCGAATAGTGCACTGACCAAACTTATACCAATAAATACAGGGAAAAAAAATAGGAGTATGACTAAGATAGGAAGCCAAATTGCCGTTGCAATTGCGCCACCCAATATTTTAAAGAAGCTAATAGTATTACGGGCATCAGCAAAATGAGATGCAATAAATGACGATAAGAATATTGGAAATAAAATATACATGAATAAAAATGAAATATAACGCCAGATTAATATAGAATATTGAGGATTTCTTTCTATATTTTGATTGTCATTATTTGATTTATGTAGGTTATTTTGATAATCAATAAAGGATTCAGCATAAGAATGACCATCCTTATTTTTATTAAAAGCATAGGTTGATGCTTTCTCAAAAATATCAATATTTGGACAATTAACCGAAATTTTATTTAGTGCTGTAGAAACTTCCGTATGAATATTTTGTTCCCATTCTCTGATTGACAAATTATCTTTTTGTGAATTTATAAAAATATTTTCACCAATATAAACTTCAACTTTTGAACTGAATTTATCAGGGGCTATATAAAACAAGCCCATAGGGATAATATCAAAAACTACTCCCTCACTGATTAATGTTCTAATAATTCTTGCTGCTCCTCGTTGATAAGGTAATGGCTGGAAACCCCACTCACTACTGCCCTCAGGGAATAAGAGTAAGTTACCACCTGCTTTTATATGCGCAATTGCAGCATCTGAAGGACTTGAAAATATATTTGCATTTACACCTAAACGTTGTCTATCCTTTTTTCTAACTACAGGAATACCCGTAAAAAAAGTTTTCATTAAACGACTATTTAATAATTGAATTGATGCTAAAGCTTGAGCTTGAGGAAATGCCTTTAATGCAATGTAACCATCAAAAGCACTGTTCCGATGACTACATAGAATTAACTTTGGATGTGTATTTTCAGCTTGATATCCATTATGGTGAATAAGTGAAGTTTTAGAAAAGTAGATTTCTCTAATTGCAGTAGAAATGAATTGATAATAAAAAGAAAGTGGAGAACCAACAACAAAAGAGGAGGTTTTTTTTATTGATGAAGGTAATATTTGGTTAGGCATAAGATTTCCTTACATTATTCCTTCTATAAAAACATATCACGCTCTTAAAGAAAGTAACACTAAAAAATTAAAAATTAAAAGTATTATTAGAATAAATAAATTCACTAATTTGAGGCTCTTAATTCTAATGAAAAAGATGGAAATGAGAATGATTCAACTTAGGCTTGCTGAGCCACAAGAAGCAAAAAGATTGTGGTATTTACGAAATCAAGCATTGCGATTTGGTTGTGAGAATGTTTATCCATCAGAGGTTTTAGCAGCTTGGACTCCTGATGAGATGCCTGAAGGATATCGGCAGGCTATTATTAATAATCCATTTTATGTAATTGATTGCAAGGAATATAATATTCCTGTTGCTTCAGGTTTTCTTGATGTTAAAACAGGTTTTGCTGAAGCTATTTTTACATTACCTGAACACATGGGAAAAGGATTTGCAAGGCTAATTTTAAAGCAACTGAAGCATGAGGCAATTAAGAGAGGGCAATCAAGATTGTTTTTAGATGCAACACCTAATGCAGTATTATTTTATTTAAAACAGGGTTTTAAAGCTTTAGAAGAACGTGATTATTATTCTGATTTAGCAAAAGCAAAATTACATTGTTACCGTATGTTCATTGACTTAGATTAATTGTCTATATTTTAATCACCTTGAAAGGATGTTTTTTTATAATGAACTAAATAATAAAAAAGCTATTCTTAAAATGCGGTATAAATTTATTTTTATCATTTTTTGAATTAGCTTTTATATTAATAACATAAAATAGCAATCCTCACGATGTTACGATATTGTAAAGTATTACGATATCTCTAGGATAAATATTATGCAAAATGTGTTATTAACGTTATGGCCATTATTCGCGTTAATTGCGCTAGGTGCAATTTTAAGAAGAAATAAAACGTTTGAGCCAGCATTTTGGGTAGGAGCTGAAAAACTTAACTATTTTCTACTTTTTCCTGCCCTATTGATTAATAGTTTGGCGAATGCTCCTTTATCTGATCCTCAATTACCCCACCTTGCTGGGGCTATTTTTTCTGTAGTTATTATTGTCACTATTTTGTGTGTTATTTTGAAAAAAATAACAGGGTGGTCTGCGGGTCGCTTTGGTGCAATTGTTCAAGGTAATATTCGATTTAATACTTATTTAGGTTTAGCTATTGTTGCTGATTTATTTGGTGTTGAAGGCTTGGGAATAGCGGCTTTGATATTAGCAACACTGGTTCCTCTATCCAATGTAACTTCGGTGCTTTGCTTAACCGCAGGGCAAAATGTGACTTTGCGTCAATTGATATTACCTATCATAAAAAATCCTTTAATTATCTCTTGTGTTATTGGCATCATAATAAATCTGTCAGGAATTGGGCTTCCTTTTGGTAGCGATCAATTCTTGAAATTGTTAGCAGCAACGAGTTTACCTTTAGGACTTATTTGTATTGGTGCGGCATTGCATCTATCAACACTAAAAGCAGAAAGCAAAATGATTGGTATTAACACAGTTACCCGTTTGCTTATAGTACCGGTAATCGCGTATAGCGTTGCTTATTTCTTAGGTTTGTCTTCATTAGTTATGATGCTTTTGGTTGTTTTCTTTTCTATCCCAACAGCGCCAACTTCTTATATTTTAACTCGACAGCTAGGAGGGGATTCTGAGTTAATGGCGGGAATGATTACTTCTCAGACAATGTTTGCTGCAATTACATTGCCTATTGTGTTAAGTTTTCTATCAAGGTGATTTTTAGAAATATTAATTAAAGTATTCTTTATCTGTAACTATAATTTTGTGGTGTTTTTTTATATAAAAAAATATTTTTTTTTATTATCTTTATTTTTCATTTGATTAAAATGGAAAAATTAAAATGAAGATTTTAAATGCACATATTGCTTATGAAAAAGTAACTAAATTATCGGATAACTCGCCATCTAATGTAATGAGTATTTGGGAAAAAATAAAAGATTGGTTTGGATTAAGTCAGCAAAAAAAAGTATTAACTTTAATTAAAAATATTTATTTTAACCAAGAAACAACAACCTTAGAAAAAAATAGAGATTTCTTTCATCTAAAACAACTTGCTGGAGCACAGTATAAGAATAATTTTAAATATAAATCGGATAACAATGAAATATCTTATCTAATTGATTTTAATGG containing:
- the catA gene encoding type A chloramphenicol O-acetyltransferase, which translates into the protein MNYEKINVEQWNRKEHFLHYRHNLQCGFSLTTKIDITVLKTVLAKNNLKLYPAMIYLIAKTVNSYAESRMAIKDDELVIWDYINPAYTIFHPETETFSELWSEYVVDWGSFLEGYNQDYQKYKDNLSLSAKDNLPENHFCISMIPWVSFDGFNLNVANVKDYFPPIFTMGKYTQQSDKLLLPISIQVHHATCDGFHMARMINKLQELCDGFSG
- a CDS encoding PEP/pyruvate-binding domain-containing protein; protein product: MELIYKINEPIASEVSISGGKGASLAKTIQSLPVPDGLILSCQAYQLFITPLLPEINRLLSEKKQEIEVVSKNIRHLILQASIPESLIHSLNSRLNELQLNNTALAVRSSGTLEDMPGAAFAGQHDTVLGVKTLPNLLDAIRQCYASLWHTHVMLYRQHLNLPHTQASMAVVLQRMINVQENEAAGVAFSVDPVQGSLSTVLINAAFGLGETVVAGEDPIDEFLIDRGSFTLKQETIAQKINAIVMVDNSTKILPLKSAQQSMSSLTAEQCKQVAELAISAEKYFDFPQDIEWAFHDGKLWLLQSRNVTQIAPIWTREESAERFPNPITPLTWDMCEAGFHSSLNFSLNLMGLPSFNGKWFGMQDYYIYGNQNAVSLYSNRLPTSMMNDLPTLLKSLPEIAQKFSWVQELPITWMRDLDKYLISIGALMNEPLQDKSLPQLWDYVQRINKLGADYFLPNIAISLTQRSLYSALMALLKLFFKEEKYAHIAFDNLIAMSETKTGQVNAELWALSRYVRQHPQLLKLIASIVPESIMQEIEVCDPHFHQQFTLFLANHGHRELDFDAYHPTWLDAPHIVLIQIKAMADLADDKQTDDPLGKKILQSETEFSIISDAPEELRFFLQEIIRLARVYTALDDLEHYQTTRLALPMRRGLKALGERLVIRSVLDCPMDIYFANEQPLANAILADDLTEWNQLRHHIYQNKAGYLKAKSVTPQWIYGEDSCNELNTNEHQLKGLAGSAGIIEGEVYLVYGPENFAEFPQNAILVARTTNPAWTALFYRASGIITESGGPLSHGAVTARELGLPAVMGVRNILNILKNGQKVKIDGQKGIIEILS
- a CDS encoding phosphatase PAP2 family protein, which produces MLTTKARMLFNHLFSLQLFIIWALGTYGSWLTRATEMLTPIFLGLFLWVLLIFIGYKEQQATYRSRFYWFGLLQLITCWTIFPLFKSIRYGLYQWSFDDILYNLDKFLWFGKSLPEWTISLQSGWLSEFLSFCYFSFYFLIIGSALFFFLNRNNILAKNYFFGLMLMYFFGFIGYFSIPAAGPYSAFPSDFNYPVYSGAMTLFLTDLVDKGITGMDVFPSLHTGITLFIVGFFYFSGYRKTAYCLSPILIGLILATVYLHYHYGIDVIVGALFASLVLYITCKNNKVEYGTHL
- a CDS encoding glycerol acyltransferase, encoding MPNQILPSSIKKTSSFVVGSPLSFYYQFISTAIREIYFSKTSLIHHNGYQAENTHPKLILCSHRNSAFDGYIALKAFPQAQALASIQLLNSRLMKTFFTGIPVVRKKDRQRLGVNANIFSSPSDAAIAHIKAGGNLLLFPEGSSEWGFQPLPYQRGAARIIRTLISEGVVFDIIPMGLFYIAPDKFSSKVEVYIGENIFINSQKDNLSIREWEQNIHTEVSTALNKISVNCPNIDIFEKASTYAFNKNKDGHSYAESFIDYQNNLHKSNNDNQNIERNPQYSILIWRYISFLFMYILFPIFLSSFIASHFADARNTISFFKILGGAIATAIWLPILVILLFFFPVFIGISLVSALFGFILIRKKGAQIC
- a CDS encoding GNAT family N-acetyltransferase; translation: MRMIQLRLAEPQEAKRLWYLRNQALRFGCENVYPSEVLAAWTPDEMPEGYRQAIINNPFYVIDCKEYNIPVASGFLDVKTGFAEAIFTLPEHMGKGFARLILKQLKHEAIKRGQSRLFLDATPNAVLFYLKQGFKALEERDYYSDLAKAKLHCYRMFIDLD
- a CDS encoding AEC family transporter, whose amino-acid sequence is MQNVLLTLWPLFALIALGAILRRNKTFEPAFWVGAEKLNYFLLFPALLINSLANAPLSDPQLPHLAGAIFSVVIIVTILCVILKKITGWSAGRFGAIVQGNIRFNTYLGLAIVADLFGVEGLGIAALILATLVPLSNVTSVLCLTAGQNVTLRQLILPIIKNPLIISCVIGIIINLSGIGLPFGSDQFLKLLAATSLPLGLICIGAALHLSTLKAESKMIGINTVTRLLIVPVIAYSVAYFLGLSSLVMMLLVVFFSIPTAPTSYILTRQLGGDSELMAGMITSQTMFAAITLPIVLSFLSR